The Aerococcaceae bacterium DSM 111021 genome includes a region encoding these proteins:
- a CDS encoding triose-phosphate isomerase codes for MSRKPIIAGNWKMNKTAQEAADFVEAVKGRIPSADAVDSVVGAPALFLETIKRLSEGTELRTAAQNSYFEDEGAFTGETSPKALADLGVEYVIIGHSERREYFGETDQDINKKAKAILRNGMLPIICCGETLEQREAGETAEFVSGQVKAALEGLTEEQIASSVVAYEPIWAIGTGKSSSAELANETCGVVRKAIAEVTSEATAEKVRIQYGGSVKPNNIAEYMAQEHIDGALVGGASLEADSFIDLLEAVK; via the coding sequence ATGTCACGTAAACCAATTATTGCTGGTAACTGGAAAATGAACAAAACTGCTCAAGAAGCTGCTGATTTTGTTGAAGCTGTTAAAGGAAGAATTCCTTCTGCAGATGCTGTTGATTCAGTAGTAGGTGCACCAGCACTGTTTTTAGAAACAATTAAACGCTTAAGCGAAGGTACAGAGTTAAGAACTGCTGCTCAAAACAGCTACTTCGAAGATGAAGGTGCTTTTACTGGTGAAACAAGTCCTAAAGCTCTTGCTGATTTAGGTGTTGAATATGTAATTATCGGACACTCTGAACGTAGAGAATACTTTGGAGAAACTGATCAAGACATTAACAAAAAAGCAAAAGCAATTTTACGTAACGGTATGTTACCAATCATTTGTTGTGGTGAAACACTAGAACAACGTGAAGCTGGAGAAACTGCTGAGTTCGTATCTGGTCAAGTTAAAGCAGCTTTAGAAGGTTTAACTGAAGAGCAAATCGCTTCATCAGTTGTTGCTTACGAGCCTATCTGGGCAATCGGAACTGGTAAATCATCATCTGCTGAATTAGCAAACGAAACTTGTGGAGTAGTACGTAAAGCAATTGCTGAAGTAACTTCAGAAGCAACTGCTGAAAAAGTACGTATTCAATACGGTGGATCTGTTAAGCCAAACAATATCGCTGAATATATGGCACAAGAACATATTGACGGTGCATTAGTTGGTGGAGCAAGTTTAGAAGCTGATTCATTCATCGATTTATTGGAGGCTGTAAAATAA
- a CDS encoding 2,3-bisphosphoglycerate-independent phosphoglycerate mutase, which yields MSKVPYALIILDGFAIRDEVSGNAVKAAKKPNFDRYWNQFPHNQLKASGHDVGLPDGQMGNSEVGHLNIGAGRIVYQSLTRINLAIEDESFYEVPELVKAVEEAKAKGTALHLMGLLSDGGVHSHYEHLIALVKLAKKHGLEKVYVHGFLDGRDVGPKTSLKYIEDSEKAFKEIGVGQFATISGRYYAMDRDNRWERVQLAYDAIVHGEGRNASSAKEGVERSYDEQVADEFVVPFTIEDENNKPVGTLNDGDSVVFFNFRPDRAIQLATALSNPGFNEFDRGETTKDNYMTSFTPYSDTVLAEVAFKKDDLVNTVGEVLADAGKTQLRIAETEKYPHVTFFMSGGRHEEYAGEERILIPSPKVATYDLKPEMSAYEVKEALVNKINEDKIDAIILNFANPDMVGHSGMLEPTIKAIEAVDECLGAVVDLIIEKGGAAIITADHGNSDEVVDIEGNPMTAHTTNPVPVIVTKKDAELRDGGRLADLAPTLLDMLDVAKPEDMTGTSLIK from the coding sequence ATGAGTAAAGTCCCATATGCCTTAATTATCTTAGACGGATTCGCGATTCGCGATGAAGTTAGTGGTAATGCGGTAAAAGCAGCGAAAAAACCTAACTTTGATCGTTATTGGAATCAGTTTCCACATAACCAATTAAAAGCATCAGGGCATGACGTAGGCTTACCTGATGGTCAAATGGGGAACTCTGAAGTTGGTCACTTGAACATTGGTGCAGGTCGTATCGTGTATCAATCTTTAACTCGTATTAACTTAGCGATTGAAGACGAATCATTTTACGAAGTCCCAGAATTAGTTAAAGCAGTTGAAGAAGCGAAAGCTAAAGGGACTGCATTACACTTGATGGGGTTATTATCTGATGGTGGTGTCCACTCTCATTATGAGCATTTAATTGCTCTAGTTAAATTAGCTAAAAAACACGGTTTAGAAAAAGTATATGTTCATGGATTCTTAGATGGACGTGATGTTGGACCGAAAACATCATTGAAATACATTGAAGATTCAGAGAAAGCATTTAAAGAAATTGGAGTAGGGCAATTCGCTACAATTTCAGGTCGTTACTATGCAATGGATCGTGATAACCGTTGGGAACGCGTTCAGTTAGCATATGACGCAATTGTGCATGGTGAAGGTAGAAATGCTTCTTCAGCTAAAGAAGGCGTTGAGCGTTCTTATGACGAGCAAGTTGCTGATGAATTCGTAGTGCCTTTTACTATCGAAGATGAGAACAATAAACCTGTTGGGACACTGAATGATGGAGACTCTGTTGTCTTCTTTAACTTTAGACCTGACCGCGCGATTCAATTAGCTACTGCATTATCAAATCCTGGATTTAATGAATTTGATCGTGGAGAAACAACTAAAGACAATTACATGACTTCATTTACGCCATATAGTGATACTGTTTTAGCTGAAGTTGCTTTCAAGAAAGATGACTTAGTTAATACTGTCGGAGAAGTTTTAGCGGATGCAGGTAAGACTCAGTTAAGAATTGCTGAGACTGAAAAATACCCTCACGTAACATTCTTTATGAGTGGTGGACGTCATGAAGAATACGCAGGTGAAGAACGTATTTTAATCCCTTCTCCTAAAGTTGCTACTTACGACTTAAAACCAGAAATGTCAGCTTACGAAGTTAAAGAAGCTTTAGTGAATAAGATCAATGAAGATAAGATAGATGCTATCATCTTAAACTTTGCTAACCCTGATATGGTTGGACATAGTGGTATGTTAGAGCCTACTATAAAAGCAATTGAAGCAGTAGACGAATGTTTAGGGGCAGTTGTTGATTTAATTATTGAAAAAGGTGGAGCTGCGATTATTACAGCTGACCACGGTAACTCTGACGAAGTTGTAGATATCGAAGGAAACCCAATGACAGCTCACACAACGAACCCAGTACCAGTTATTGTTACAAAGAAAGATGCAGAATTACGTGATGGTGGTCGCTTGGCAGACTTAGCACCAACATTACTTGATATGCTTGATGTAGCTAAACCTGAGGATATGACAGGTACTAGTTTAATTAAATAG
- the eno gene encoding phosphopyruvate hydratase, whose product MPFITDVYAREVLDSRGNPTVEVEVYTESGAFGRGIVPSGASTGEHEAVELRDGDKDRYLGKGVLKAVDNVNNVIADALLGYDVLEQQAIDKLMIDLDGTPNKGKLGANAILGVSIAVARAAADYLNVPLYQYLGGFNTKLLPTPMMNIINGGSHSDAPIAFQEFMIIPTGAETFKEALRWGAEIFHALKSLLSARGLETSVGDEGGFAPRFEGTEDGVETILEAIKKAGLEPGKDVYLGFDCASSEFYEDGVYNYAKFEGENGAKRSAKEQVDYLEELVNKYPIISIEDGMDENDWDGWKLLTERLGEKVQLVGDDLFVTNTEVLARGINEKVGNSILIKINQIGTLTETFDAIEMAKKAGYTSVISHRSGETEDTTISDIAVATNAGQIKTGSLSRTDRVAKYNQLLRIEDMLADSAAYDGIDVFYNLDNK is encoded by the coding sequence ATGCCATTTATTACAGATGTATATGCAAGAGAAGTTTTAGACTCACGTGGGAACCCAACTGTTGAGGTAGAAGTTTACACAGAGAGCGGTGCTTTTGGTCGCGGAATCGTACCTTCTGGTGCGTCAACTGGTGAACACGAAGCTGTTGAGTTACGTGATGGAGACAAAGATCGTTACTTAGGTAAAGGTGTACTTAAAGCTGTAGATAACGTTAATAACGTAATTGCTGATGCATTATTAGGTTACGATGTTTTAGAACAACAAGCAATTGACAAATTAATGATCGATTTAGATGGTACTCCAAACAAAGGTAAATTAGGAGCTAACGCTATCTTAGGTGTATCTATTGCTGTTGCTCGTGCAGCTGCTGACTACTTAAATGTACCTTTATACCAATACTTAGGTGGATTCAACACTAAATTATTACCAACTCCAATGATGAACATCATCAATGGTGGATCTCACTCGGATGCTCCAATCGCATTCCAAGAGTTCATGATTATTCCAACAGGAGCTGAAACATTCAAAGAAGCTTTACGTTGGGGTGCTGAAATTTTCCACGCACTTAAATCATTATTAAGCGCACGTGGTTTAGAAACATCTGTTGGTGATGAAGGTGGATTCGCACCTCGCTTCGAAGGAACGGAAGACGGTGTTGAAACAATCTTAGAAGCTATCAAAAAAGCTGGTTTAGAACCAGGTAAAGATGTTTACCTAGGATTTGACTGTGCTTCATCTGAATTCTACGAAGACGGCGTATACAACTATGCTAAATTCGAAGGTGAAAATGGTGCTAAACGTTCTGCTAAAGAACAAGTTGACTACTTAGAAGAATTAGTTAACAAATACCCAATCATCTCTATCGAAGATGGTATGGATGAAAACGACTGGGACGGATGGAAATTACTTACTGAACGTTTAGGGGAAAAAGTTCAATTAGTAGGTGACGATTTATTCGTTACTAACACTGAAGTTTTAGCACGTGGAATCAACGAAAAAGTTGGTAACTCAATCTTAATCAAGATCAACCAAATTGGTACATTAACTGAAACGTTTGATGCTATTGAAATGGCTAAAAAAGCTGGTTATACTTCAGTAATTTCTCACCGTTCAGGTGAAACAGAAGATACGACTATTTCTGATATTGCTGTTGCAACTAATGCTGGACAAATCAAAACTGGTTCTTTATCACGTACGGACCGTGTTGCTAAATACAACCAATTATTACGTATCGAAGACATGTTAGCAGATTCTGCTGCATACGACGGAATTGATGTATTCTACAATTTAGATAACAAATAA
- a CDS encoding LPXTG cell wall anchor domain-containing protein produces the protein MKINTKFNKKLLAVMSIATLANIAPLVPSNGIASNLALVEVQASSETNENDIEAIKQSMLDATPIIESQFMQIPEEAWLEYSDRVSNEGGDPSTVYNWALEDYPIAFEPAIAHYRNSMVESYNLDEESLNTVSHRDLLWLEYQTWLNAGGQEDLSALATGLVEEYGVEYADESEDDRLANLKETMIGATPVTSEQFDAIPAEDWLAYADEVNESGGDPSTVYNRAVEDFPEVFEETLNNIRGTLVSEYSLNEESLNEVSDIDLLWLEYSVWIESGNTEDFTRLTERLIDEHGVILDEEAPGETDLERIRTVMIETTPITPEQFDAISETTWIAYTDQINEEGGDPSTAFNWALRDYPEVFQDTIAYIRGELINRYNLEEASLTERVTDQELLWEEYSVWLQNGEENLEELSYVLVQEYGVRTTSSSIPDDNEEDPAPTLPNTGESRTSYSSYIIVAVVGLLGAVILLRDYFVNKKDA, from the coding sequence ATGAAAATCAATACGAAATTCAATAAGAAACTTCTCGCCGTTATGTCTATTGCTACACTGGCAAATATTGCACCTTTAGTACCATCTAATGGGATAGCAAGTAATTTGGCTCTTGTAGAGGTACAAGCCTCAAGTGAAACCAATGAAAATGATATAGAAGCAATCAAACAATCAATGTTGGATGCGACACCGATAATTGAAAGTCAATTTATGCAAATACCAGAAGAAGCTTGGTTGGAATATTCAGATCGAGTGAGTAATGAGGGTGGAGACCCAAGTACAGTTTATAATTGGGCATTAGAAGATTATCCAATCGCTTTTGAACCAGCAATTGCACACTATCGAAACTCAATGGTTGAAAGTTATAATCTTGATGAAGAGAGTCTGAATACTGTAAGTCATCGTGATTTATTATGGTTAGAATACCAGACTTGGTTGAATGCAGGTGGTCAAGAAGACTTATCTGCCTTGGCAACTGGATTAGTTGAAGAGTATGGTGTTGAATATGCAGACGAAAGTGAAGATGATCGTTTAGCTAATTTAAAAGAAACAATGATAGGAGCTACTCCAGTTACATCTGAACAATTCGATGCTATACCAGCAGAAGATTGGTTGGCATATGCGGATGAAGTCAATGAAAGTGGCGGAGATCCAAGTACTGTTTATAATAGAGCAGTTGAAGATTTTCCAGAAGTATTTGAAGAAACTTTAAACAATATACGAGGAACTTTAGTTTCAGAATATAGTTTAAATGAAGAATCATTAAATGAAGTATCAGATATCGACTTACTGTGGTTAGAATACTCAGTGTGGATTGAATCAGGTAATACTGAAGACTTTACAAGGTTAACAGAGCGATTAATCGATGAGCATGGAGTTATTTTAGATGAAGAAGCACCTGGTGAAACTGATCTTGAAAGAATTAGAACAGTGATGATTGAAACAACGCCAATTACACCAGAACAATTTGATGCTATATCTGAAACAACATGGATTGCCTATACGGATCAAATTAATGAAGAAGGTGGAGACCCAAGTACTGCTTTTAACTGGGCATTACGAGATTATCCAGAAGTATTCCAAGATACGATAGCTTATATTCGTGGAGAGTTAATTAATCGATATAACTTAGAGGAAGCTTCATTAACTGAACGTGTAACTGATCAAGAATTATTATGGGAAGAGTATTCGGTTTGGTTACAAAATGGTGAAGAGAATTTAGAGGAATTGAGTTATGTTTTGGTACAAGAATATGGAGTACGTACAACATCTAGTTCGATTCCAGATGATAATGAAGAAGATCCAGCACCGACTTTACCAAATACTGGTGAGAGTAGAACGAGTTATAGCTCATACATTATAGTTGCTGTTGTAGGACTATTAGGGGCAGTAATCTTATTACGAGATTACTTTGTAAATAAAAAAGATGCTTAA